Proteins from one Acidimicrobiales bacterium genomic window:
- a CDS encoding dihydropteroate synthase, translating to MTDTILSSATREVAIGFGRPFVMIGERINPTGRQKLADEMKAGDFSRVEADAIAQVEAGAHMLDVNAGIPLADEPALLARAIQLVQSVTDVPLSIDSSIIEALEAGIAVYQGKPLVNSVTGEDEVLERVLPLVARAGAAVVAISNDDSGISEDPDVRFEVARKIVQRAADYGIPAADVVVDPLVMPIGAMGSAGQQVFTLVRRLREELRVNTTCGASNVSFGLPNRHAVTGTFLAMSISHGMTSAIMNPLHGEVRVRVQAADILTGADTNCASWISHHRDPEAVGTRERRSGRRARAQA from the coding sequence ATGACCGACACCATCCTCAGTTCTGCCACCAGGGAGGTGGCCATCGGCTTCGGCCGGCCCTTCGTCATGATCGGCGAGCGGATCAACCCCACGGGGCGCCAGAAGCTGGCCGACGAGATGAAGGCCGGGGACTTCAGCCGGGTTGAGGCTGACGCCATCGCTCAGGTGGAGGCCGGTGCCCACATGCTGGACGTCAACGCGGGAATTCCGCTGGCCGACGAACCAGCCCTGCTGGCCCGGGCCATCCAGCTTGTGCAGTCGGTGACCGACGTGCCTTTGAGTATCGACTCGTCGATCATCGAGGCCCTGGAGGCCGGCATCGCCGTGTACCAGGGCAAGCCCCTGGTCAACTCGGTGACCGGTGAGGACGAGGTGCTGGAGCGGGTCCTGCCGCTGGTGGCGAGGGCTGGTGCTGCCGTGGTGGCCATCTCCAACGACGACTCCGGGATCTCCGAGGACCCCGATGTGCGCTTCGAGGTGGCCCGCAAGATCGTGCAGCGGGCCGCCGACTACGGAATCCCGGCCGCCGACGTGGTGGTGGACCCCCTGGTCATGCCGATAGGCGCCATGGGATCGGCCGGCCAACAGGTCTTCACGCTGGTCCGACGCCTCCGCGAAGAGCTCAGGGTCAACACGACCTGCGGTGCGTCCAACGTGAGCTTCGGGCTCCCCAACCGGCACGCCGTAACCGGCACGTTCCTGGCCATGTCGATCAGCCACGGCATGACGTCGGCCATCATGAACCCCCTGCACGGTGAGGTGCGGGTGCGGGTTCAGGCCGCCGACATTCTCACCGGCGCCGACACCAACTGCGCCTCCTGGATTAGCCACCACCGGGACCCCGAAGCCGTCGGCACCCGCGAGCGCCGGAGCGGTCGCCGCGCCCGGGCGCAAGCCTGA
- a CDS encoding DUF1638 domain-containing protein, which yields MNEPSGAPEASSGRTLVVACGALARELLQVVEANGLDHVDVECLPASYHNTPEVIPDRVAERVRGAADRYDRVFVGYGDCGTGGRLDAMCDELGVERLPGDHCYEFLTGSAEFADLHAEELGTFFLTDYLVKHFDRLVVRAFWLDTHPEMRDAVFGNYRRLVYLSQSDDPDLVERARDAADRLGLTFEHRRTGLGELETSIVSLGRGIGQDPGRCLDESAVASTGPAPAGTR from the coding sequence ATGAACGAGCCTTCCGGCGCGCCGGAGGCGTCCAGCGGGCGGACCCTGGTTGTCGCCTGTGGGGCGCTTGCCCGTGAGTTGCTCCAGGTAGTGGAGGCGAACGGCCTCGACCACGTCGACGTCGAGTGCCTGCCCGCCTCCTACCACAACACCCCCGAGGTGATCCCCGACCGGGTGGCTGAACGCGTCCGGGGTGCCGCCGACCGCTACGACAGGGTCTTCGTTGGCTATGGGGACTGCGGGACGGGCGGCCGCCTCGACGCCATGTGTGACGAGCTCGGGGTCGAGCGCCTGCCCGGTGACCACTGCTACGAGTTCCTCACCGGAAGCGCCGAGTTCGCCGACCTCCATGCCGAGGAGTTGGGGACCTTCTTCCTGACCGACTACCTGGTTAAGCACTTCGACCGTCTCGTCGTTCGGGCCTTCTGGCTGGACACCCACCCCGAGATGCGAGATGCCGTGTTCGGCAACTACCGCCGGCTGGTCTACCTGTCACAAAGTGACGACCCCGATCTCGTGGAGCGCGCCCGGGACGCCGCTGACCGCTTGGGACTCACCTTCGAGCACCGGCGCACAGGCCTCGGGGAACTGGAGACCAGCATCGTTTCGTTGGGTCGAGGCATCGGTCAGGATCCCGGCCGATGTCTCGACGAAAGTGCCGTGGCCTCCACTGGACCCGCCCCAGCCGGAACCCGCTGA
- a CDS encoding ASKHA domain-containing protein, producing MTGADDHLVVFTPSGLRGSFAAGTTLLDAARRLGVDLDSVCGGRGICGRCQVTPTFGEFAKHGITVVEGHVSPRGAVEQDYRGRRPLTESRRLGCAAAVSGDLVVDVPAESQVHRQVVRKDVDLGDLALDPVLVLRLVEVAPPAGAIGDRPDRRLLDALADQWGLGGLTLDDRVADSLADGSTDGPGTVTVAIRDGHRVVAVWPGLRDRALGVAVDVGSTTIAGHLCDLATGAVLATAGTMNPQIRFGEDLMSRVSYVMMNPGGEAELTAAVRGALDDLLADLCLQGEAERDEVLEMVLVGNPIMHHLFLGLDPTPLGQAPFTLAVENALDVPAADLNLEAHACTRVHVLPCIAGHVGADTAAVVLASRPHTADDVRLVVDVGTNAEIVLAGNGRILAASSPTGPAFEGAQVSAGQRATPGAIERVRIDPDTGEPRFRVIGAEPWSDEPGFDEAVADTGVTGICGSGIIEVVAELWLAGLMNADGVIGGPGTRPSRRLVADGRTLSYVLHDPDGGGDDSGILVTQNDVRAIQLAKAALYAGIRLLMDHLEVDEVDQISLAGAFGSHIDTVRATVLGLVPDCEPDRVASIGNAAGAGAVIALLSAGARTEIQEVVDRIEKIETALEPSFQAHFVDAMAIPHRTADYPRLSTCITLPQRPAISTTGPERSGRRRRRAATGEESSA from the coding sequence ATGACCGGAGCCGACGACCACCTCGTCGTCTTCACGCCCTCGGGTCTAAGGGGATCGTTCGCCGCCGGTACCACCCTGCTGGACGCCGCCCGTCGGCTGGGGGTGGATCTCGACTCGGTCTGCGGAGGCCGCGGGATCTGCGGGCGCTGCCAGGTGACGCCCACCTTCGGTGAGTTTGCTAAGCACGGCATCACCGTCGTGGAGGGCCACGTGTCGCCCCGCGGAGCTGTCGAGCAGGACTATCGGGGCCGTCGGCCCCTGACGGAATCCCGACGGTTGGGTTGTGCCGCCGCTGTATCCGGCGACTTGGTGGTCGACGTCCCTGCCGAGAGCCAGGTCCATCGGCAGGTCGTCCGCAAGGATGTGGACCTGGGCGACCTGGCACTGGACCCGGTTCTGGTCCTCCGCCTGGTCGAGGTCGCCCCGCCGGCCGGAGCCATCGGGGACCGTCCTGATCGCCGACTGCTCGACGCCCTAGCCGACCAGTGGGGCCTCGGAGGCCTCACTCTCGACGACAGGGTGGCCGACAGCCTGGCCGACGGGTCGACCGATGGACCTGGCACGGTGACAGTGGCTATCCGGGATGGCCACCGCGTGGTAGCCGTCTGGCCGGGCCTGCGGGACCGTGCCCTGGGCGTGGCCGTGGACGTGGGCTCCACGACGATCGCCGGCCACCTCTGCGACCTGGCAACCGGCGCCGTACTGGCTACAGCAGGAACCATGAACCCGCAGATCCGGTTCGGCGAGGACCTCATGAGCCGGGTCTCCTACGTGATGATGAACCCGGGTGGCGAGGCCGAGCTGACCGCCGCCGTCCGCGGCGCCCTGGACGACCTGCTGGCCGACCTCTGCCTCCAGGGGGAAGCCGAGCGAGATGAGGTGCTGGAGATGGTGCTGGTCGGCAACCCGATCATGCACCACCTGTTCTTGGGCCTGGACCCGACGCCGCTGGGCCAGGCCCCGTTCACTCTCGCTGTGGAGAACGCCCTCGACGTCCCGGCGGCCGACCTCAATCTGGAGGCGCACGCCTGTACCCGGGTCCACGTCCTGCCGTGTATCGCCGGACACGTGGGGGCCGATACGGCCGCTGTAGTCCTGGCCTCACGCCCCCACACGGCCGACGACGTCCGCCTGGTCGTCGACGTCGGAACCAACGCTGAGATTGTCCTGGCCGGCAACGGGCGGATACTGGCTGCCTCTAGCCCCACCGGCCCGGCCTTCGAGGGGGCCCAGGTCAGCGCTGGTCAACGGGCTACCCCGGGAGCCATCGAGCGGGTCCGTATCGACCCGGATACCGGCGAACCCCGGTTCCGGGTAATCGGCGCTGAGCCGTGGTCCGACGAGCCGGGCTTTGACGAGGCGGTAGCCGACACCGGGGTGACTGGGATCTGCGGGTCCGGGATTATCGAGGTGGTGGCCGAGCTGTGGCTGGCCGGACTCATGAATGCCGACGGTGTGATCGGCGGCCCGGGTACCAGGCCGTCTCGACGTCTGGTTGCCGACGGGCGGACGCTCTCCTATGTCCTGCACGACCCGGACGGCGGCGGCGACGACAGCGGGATCCTTGTGACACAGAACGACGTCCGGGCCATCCAGTTGGCCAAAGCCGCCCTCTACGCCGGCATCCGGCTCCTGATGGACCACCTTGAGGTGGACGAGGTAGACCAGATCAGCCTGGCCGGGGCTTTCGGCAGCCACATCGACACCGTCCGCGCCACCGTCCTCGGCCTCGTACCGGACTGCGAGCCCGACCGGGTAGCCAGCATCGGCAACGCGGCAGGCGCCGGGGCGGTCATCGCCCTGCTCTCGGCCGGAGCCCGGACCGAAATCCAGGAGGTGGTGGACCGTATCGAGAAGATCGAAACAGCCCTCGAGCCCTCCTTCCAGGCACACTTCGTGGATGCCATGGCCATCCCCCACCGCACCGCCGACTACCCCCGGCTGTCGACGTGCATCACGCTCCCGCAACGACCCGCCATATCCACAACCGGACCTGAACGGTCCGGACGACGCCGTCGCAGAGCCGCCACGGGAGAGGAATCCAGCGCATGA
- a CDS encoding virulence factor: protein MAAQLVTIYWRDIPAQVTAQQGRNREKALLGARFQHAIDRAAMVAGMDDTDSYVAQWRREAVECLADLAPAAAVEAARLDESYPDDRLERLVRSGGVEEQEE, encoded by the coding sequence ATGGCCGCACAGCTCGTCACCATCTACTGGCGCGACATCCCGGCCCAGGTCACAGCCCAACAGGGGAGGAACAGGGAGAAGGCGCTGCTGGGCGCCCGCTTTCAGCACGCCATCGACCGAGCGGCCATGGTGGCCGGAATGGACGACACCGACTCGTACGTGGCGCAGTGGCGTCGCGAGGCCGTCGAATGCCTCGCCGATCTGGCGCCTGCCGCGGCCGTCGAGGCGGCTCGCCTCGACGAGTCCTACCCCGACGACCGGCTGGAGCGACTCGTGCGATCCGGCGGTGTAGAGGAACAAGAGGAATAG
- a CDS encoding methylenetetrahydrofolate reductase: MVNRNQADKAVQKRLLEGMTYELIPLKNLADQSQHLPAGATVSVTCSPAKTVDDTLDLCAGYAERGFTVIPHIAARMVEDEGHVDRIVQRVNVLGIRTVFCIGGDADPLGPFTDAAGFLRSFLDRRPNVDVVGIGSYPDGHATIPDRALVDALVEKQELIREAGLEGYMATQMCFDADTIGDWLEGRRAAGLDLPCHLGVPGAVDRARLLAISIRLGIGHSVRYLKKNRASVIRLLSPGGYDPNKLIAPLSCRADELGISGIHCFTFNAVDTTESWRQKSLRKLGS; the protein is encoded by the coding sequence GTGGTCAACCGGAACCAGGCCGACAAGGCCGTCCAGAAGCGTCTGCTCGAGGGCATGACCTACGAGCTGATCCCACTCAAGAACCTGGCCGACCAGTCACAGCACTTGCCGGCAGGCGCCACCGTCTCGGTGACCTGCTCTCCGGCTAAAACGGTCGACGACACCCTGGATCTGTGCGCCGGCTACGCCGAAAGGGGTTTCACGGTGATCCCCCACATCGCGGCCCGCATGGTGGAGGACGAGGGACACGTGGACCGAATCGTCCAACGGGTGAACGTCCTTGGTATCCGGACTGTGTTCTGCATCGGTGGCGACGCCGACCCCCTGGGCCCGTTCACTGACGCCGCTGGCTTCCTGCGTTCCTTCCTGGACCGCCGTCCCAACGTTGACGTAGTGGGTATCGGTTCCTATCCCGACGGCCACGCCACCATCCCCGACCGGGCTCTGGTGGACGCCCTGGTCGAGAAGCAGGAGCTGATCCGGGAGGCCGGTCTCGAGGGCTACATGGCCACCCAGATGTGCTTCGACGCCGACACCATCGGTGACTGGCTGGAAGGTCGTCGGGCCGCCGGTTTGGACCTGCCATGTCACCTCGGGGTGCCGGGGGCCGTCGACCGGGCGAGGTTGCTGGCCATCTCAATCCGGCTGGGCATAGGCCACTCGGTCCGCTACCTCAAAAAGAACAGGGCATCAGTGATCCGCCTACTGTCGCCCGGCGGCTATGACCCGAACAAGCTCATCGCCCCGCTCTCCTGTCGGGCTGACGAGTTGGGAATCTCCGGGATCCACTGCTTCACGTTCAACGCCGTGGACACCACCGAGAGCTGGCGCCAGAAGTCCCTGAGGAAGCTCGGGTCCTGA
- a CDS encoding trimethylamine methyltransferase family protein, producing MSNAPRGRRSGGSAARQALRAEASTEVRTFLTRTMAPFEVLSVEGLETIEHNADTILAEMGIDFRDYPSALTLLADAGADVDGERVRFPRGMCRQIIQSSAPATYTQHARNPVRNVQVGGDATVLVPAYGSPFVHDIDEGRRYATLEDFRNFVKLAYLSPGLHHSGGTIVEPVDVPVSKRHLDMVYSHLRYSDKPFMGSVTAAERAQDSVDLAGFVFGEEFVRQNTVMTSLINASSPMSWDATMLGAAETYARSNQATMISPFILAGAMAPVTVAGVAAQTLAEALAGMTFVQLVNPGAPMVFGSFASSMSMQTGAPTFGTPEPALVLYTVAALARRLGVPFRSGGNLCASKIPDAQAAAESMATFLPSLLAGVNFMLHSAGWLEGGLAMGYEKFIIDADQCNLAATFVNGVDLSENGQAMSAIGEVSPGGHFLGTAHTLANFETAFARSEVANNDSFEQWEEDGSLDAAQRANGIWKKMLDDYEAPPLDESADEAMLDFIARRKEVIPDEFG from the coding sequence ATGAGCAATGCACCACGAGGCCGCCGTAGCGGCGGTAGCGCAGCCCGACAGGCACTCAGGGCGGAGGCCTCGACCGAGGTCCGTACGTTCCTGACCCGGACCATGGCCCCGTTCGAGGTGCTCTCCGTCGAGGGACTCGAGACCATCGAGCACAATGCCGACACGATCCTCGCCGAGATGGGCATCGACTTCCGCGACTACCCGTCGGCCCTCACCCTGCTGGCCGACGCCGGGGCCGACGTGGACGGGGAACGGGTGCGGTTCCCCCGCGGCATGTGTCGACAGATCATCCAGTCTTCGGCACCAGCGACCTACACCCAGCACGCCCGCAACCCGGTCCGTAACGTCCAGGTGGGGGGTGACGCCACCGTCCTCGTACCCGCCTACGGTTCACCGTTCGTCCACGACATCGACGAGGGTCGCCGGTACGCCACTCTGGAGGACTTCCGCAACTTCGTGAAACTGGCCTACCTAAGCCCGGGCCTCCACCACTCGGGCGGCACGATCGTCGAGCCGGTGGACGTCCCGGTCTCCAAGCGGCACCTAGACATGGTGTACTCCCACCTCCGTTACAGCGATAAGCCGTTCATGGGCTCGGTCACCGCGGCCGAGAGAGCCCAGGACTCCGTCGACCTGGCCGGGTTCGTGTTCGGCGAAGAGTTCGTCCGCCAGAACACCGTGATGACGAGCCTCATCAACGCCTCCTCGCCCATGTCCTGGGACGCCACCATGCTGGGAGCCGCTGAGACGTACGCCCGATCCAACCAGGCCACCATGATCAGCCCCTTCATCCTGGCCGGAGCCATGGCACCCGTGACGGTGGCCGGCGTTGCGGCACAGACCCTGGCCGAGGCCCTGGCGGGCATGACGTTCGTCCAGTTGGTGAACCCCGGGGCGCCGATGGTGTTCGGTTCGTTCGCAAGCTCGATGTCGATGCAGACCGGTGCCCCTACGTTCGGAACGCCGGAACCGGCCCTGGTCCTGTACACGGTCGCAGCCCTGGCCCGGCGCCTCGGTGTGCCGTTCCGTTCGGGGGGCAACCTCTGCGCCTCCAAGATCCCCGACGCCCAGGCCGCCGCGGAGTCCATGGCCACCTTCCTCCCCTCCCTGCTTGCCGGGGTGAACTTCATGCTCCACTCAGCGGGCTGGCTGGAGGGCGGCTTGGCCATGGGCTACGAGAAGTTCATCATTGACGCAGACCAGTGCAACCTGGCCGCCACCTTCGTCAACGGTGTTGACCTCTCGGAGAACGGGCAGGCCATGAGTGCCATCGGCGAGGTGAGCCCCGGGGGGCACTTCCTGGGCACGGCCCACACGCTGGCCAACTTCGAGACGGCCTTCGCCCGATCCGAGGTGGCCAACAACGACTCCTTCGAACAGTGGGAGGAAGACGGGAGCCTCGACGCCGCCCAACGGGCCAACGGCATCTGGAAGAAGATGCTGGACGACTATGAGGCTCCGCCACTTGACGAGTCGGCCGACGAGGCGATGCTGGACTTCATCGCCCGCCGCAAGGAGGTCATCCCCGACGAGTTCGGGTGA
- a CDS encoding formate--tetrahydrofolate ligase has product MSFPSDLEIARGAELRPLTDIASEAGIPTDCLEPYGEGAAKIKLDAIGRMADRPKARYVVVSAITPTPLGEGKTTTTVGLGQGFSHIGKKATIAIRQPSMGPTFGIKGGAAGGGYSQVVPMELFNLHLTGDMHAVTAAHNMCSAMLDAHLFHGNELGLDLHNITWRRVMDINERALRNIVVGLGGRLDGVPRETGFDITAASEVMAALALCTSLADLRQRMGRIVVGYDKAGTPVTAEDLGVAGSMTVILKEAIKPNLMQTLEGTPALVHCGPFGNIATGNSSIVADQIGIHTGDFLLTEAGFGADMGAERFFNIKCRYSGIAPDAAVLVATVRGLKAHSGNHKIVAGKPLPEALLAENPDEVHQGGDNLRKQLENMQVHGVSPVVAINVFPGDHDVDINAIKEIADEFNARSAITTHFADGGSGAAELAEAVAEAADEPSDFQVLYPDEMSLRDKIRTVAEKVYGADGVDFSPQANKQIDTYEANGFGNLPVCIAKTHLSISSNAALKGAPTGWTLPVREVRASVGAGFVYPICGDMRTMPGLGARPGAMGIDIDENGEIVGLS; this is encoded by the coding sequence ATGTCGTTCCCCTCCGACCTAGAAATTGCCCGAGGCGCCGAACTGCGCCCCCTCACCGACATCGCGTCGGAAGCCGGAATCCCAACCGACTGCCTAGAGCCCTACGGCGAGGGCGCGGCCAAGATCAAGTTGGACGCCATCGGACGGATGGCCGACCGCCCGAAGGCCCGGTACGTGGTCGTCTCAGCCATCACCCCCACACCCCTGGGCGAGGGCAAGACCACGACGACCGTCGGCCTCGGCCAAGGCTTCAGTCACATCGGGAAAAAGGCCACCATCGCCATCCGCCAGCCCTCGATGGGCCCGACCTTTGGGATCAAGGGTGGGGCGGCCGGCGGCGGCTACAGCCAGGTCGTACCCATGGAGCTGTTCAACCTCCACCTAACCGGAGACATGCACGCCGTCACGGCGGCCCACAACATGTGCTCGGCCATGCTCGACGCCCACCTGTTCCACGGCAACGAGCTGGGACTGGACCTCCACAACATCACGTGGCGGCGGGTCATGGACATCAACGAGCGGGCGCTGCGCAACATCGTCGTCGGCCTGGGCGGCCGGCTAGATGGCGTGCCCCGCGAAACCGGCTTTGACATCACCGCCGCCTCCGAGGTCATGGCGGCCCTCGCCCTGTGCACCTCGCTGGCCGACCTGCGCCAACGAATGGGCCGAATCGTCGTCGGCTACGACAAGGCGGGCACTCCGGTCACCGCCGAGGACCTCGGCGTAGCCGGCTCGATGACGGTCATCCTCAAGGAAGCCATCAAGCCCAACCTGATGCAGACCCTGGAGGGCACTCCCGCCCTGGTCCACTGCGGCCCGTTCGGCAACATCGCCACCGGCAACTCGTCGATCGTGGCCGACCAGATCGGCATCCACACCGGTGACTTCCTGCTCACCGAGGCGGGTTTCGGCGCCGACATGGGCGCCGAGCGGTTCTTCAACATCAAGTGCCGCTATTCGGGCATCGCCCCCGACGCCGCTGTTCTGGTAGCCACCGTCCGCGGCCTGAAAGCCCACTCCGGCAACCACAAGATCGTGGCCGGTAAGCCGCTTCCCGAGGCCCTCCTGGCCGAAAATCCCGACGAGGTGCACCAGGGAGGCGACAACCTCCGCAAGCAGCTGGAGAACATGCAGGTCCATGGGGTGTCTCCGGTAGTGGCCATCAACGTGTTCCCTGGCGACCACGACGTCGACATCAACGCCATCAAGGAGATCGCCGACGAGTTCAACGCCCGGTCGGCGATCACCACCCACTTCGCCGACGGCGGGTCGGGAGCCGCCGAGCTGGCCGAGGCGGTCGCCGAGGCGGCCGACGAGCCCAGCGACTTCCAGGTCCTGTATCCGGACGAGATGTCGCTCCGGGACAAGATCCGCACCGTGGCCGAGAAGGTCTACGGTGCCGACGGCGTAGATTTCTCGCCGCAGGCCAACAAGCAGATCGACACGTACGAGGCCAACGGCTTCGGCAACCTACCGGTGTGCATCGCCAAGACGCACTTATCGATCAGTTCGAACGCCGCCCTCAAGGGCGCCCCAACTGGGTGGACGCTCCCCGTCCGCGAAGTCCGGGCCTCAGTGGGCGCCGGCTTCGTGTACCCGATCTGCGGTGACATGCGTACGATGCCCGGGCTGGGCGCCCGGCCGGGCGCCATGGGTATTGACATCGACGAGAACGGTGAGATTGTCGGCCTGAGTTGA
- a CDS encoding IclR family transcriptional regulator translates to MQSIDRAFQLLGEVADDPAGISELSRRLDLPTSTVARLLSTLEGLGAVERLDSGTGYRIGPSVVTMAASIDPTQSLLAVAQPHLVELVEMVAEAVGVSIPAGYDVHYIGQVDCANPVQVRDWTGVSLPMHVVPSGMVVLAHWPDDAVDRYLDRKLDRYTARSVIRPALIRERLQQVREDGVVWMEEEFSEGINSVAAPLFNAAGVVAGALHSHGPSYRFPDDTLRDIIGEQVRSSAATISVALGHTG, encoded by the coding sequence GTGCAGAGCATCGACCGGGCCTTCCAACTGCTGGGCGAGGTAGCCGACGATCCGGCGGGAATCAGCGAACTCTCCCGTCGCCTCGACCTCCCGACGAGCACGGTGGCCCGTCTGCTCTCAACGCTCGAGGGCCTGGGTGCCGTGGAGCGTCTCGACTCCGGGACCGGCTACCGGATCGGTCCGTCCGTCGTGACCATGGCGGCCAGCATCGACCCGACCCAGAGCCTCCTGGCCGTCGCTCAGCCACACCTGGTGGAGCTGGTCGAGATGGTGGCCGAGGCGGTCGGCGTGTCCATCCCCGCCGGCTACGACGTCCACTACATCGGCCAAGTGGACTGCGCGAACCCGGTCCAGGTCCGGGACTGGACCGGAGTCAGCCTGCCGATGCACGTTGTTCCGTCGGGCATGGTGGTCCTCGCTCACTGGCCCGACGACGCCGTCGACCGCTACCTGGACCGCAAACTGGACCGTTACACAGCCCGGTCGGTCATCCGGCCCGCTCTGATCCGCGAGCGCCTGCAGCAGGTCAGGGAGGACGGGGTGGTCTGGATGGAGGAGGAGTTTTCCGAGGGCATCAACTCGGTGGCCGCCCCATTGTTCAACGCCGCCGGGGTCGTGGCCGGTGCCCTGCACAGCCACGGTCCCAGCTACCGGTTCCCGGACGACACGCTGCGCGACATTATTGGCGAGCAGGTCCGGTCCTCTGCGGCGACGATCTCCGTCGCCCTAGGCCACACCGGCTGA
- a CDS encoding SDR family oxidoreductase, protein MTGPQRVLITGGASGIGRAMADAFRKDGALVHVADVDGTADQPPGGGFTAADVSDPSDVDRLFDDVMAGLGGLDVLCANVGIAGPTGPVEELEASDWDRTMAVNVRSAFLCCRRAVPLLREAGGGSILLTASTAGITGYPMRSPYAASKYAVVGLGQTLAMEVGELGIRVNVICPGSVDGERMDGVIAAESAATGVPEANLRAGYEKQVSMRTFVEGRDIGAMAVFLASPAARFVNGQTISVDGGLETLRNSWRT, encoded by the coding sequence ATGACCGGTCCACAGCGGGTGCTAATCACCGGTGGCGCATCAGGCATCGGGCGGGCCATGGCCGACGCATTCCGGAAGGACGGAGCCCTGGTGCACGTAGCCGACGTGGACGGAACGGCTGACCAGCCTCCCGGGGGCGGCTTCACGGCGGCCGACGTCTCCGACCCCAGCGACGTGGACCGCCTCTTCGACGATGTGATGGCTGGGCTCGGCGGCCTGGACGTCCTGTGCGCCAACGTCGGCATCGCCGGTCCGACCGGACCCGTCGAGGAACTGGAGGCTTCGGACTGGGACAGGACGATGGCCGTGAACGTGCGGAGCGCCTTCCTTTGCTGCCGCCGGGCCGTACCCCTGTTACGCGAGGCAGGAGGCGGTTCGATCCTGCTGACCGCTTCCACGGCGGGCATCACCGGATACCCGATGCGGTCGCCGTACGCAGCCTCCAAGTACGCCGTGGTGGGCCTGGGCCAGACGCTGGCCATGGAAGTTGGCGAGCTAGGCATCCGGGTCAACGTGATCTGTCCAGGGTCGGTGGACGGCGAACGCATGGACGGGGTGATCGCCGCCGAATCGGCTGCCACCGGGGTGCCCGAGGCCAACCTGCGAGCCGGCTATGAGAAGCAGGTCTCGATGCGGACCTTTGTGGAGGGGCGGGACATCGGTGCCATGGCCGTTTTTCTTGCCTCTCCGGCCGCCCGGTTCGTTAATGGCCAGACCATCTCGGTGGACGGTGGCCTGGAGACCCTCCGTAACTCCTGGCGGACCTAA
- a CDS encoding B12-binding domain-containing protein codes for MAEENPVDEEIDLASLSDEDLTAQMHDDLYDGLADEIVDGTNILLDRGWAADRVLNDALVAGMRIVGIDFRDGILFVPEVLLAANAMKAGMAILRPLLAETGAEPIGKVVIGTVKGDIHDIGKNLVAMMLEGAGFEVINLGINTDVEEFLGALDEHKPDILGMSALLTTTMPYMKVVIDTLQEKSLREEYIVIVGGAPLNEEFGEAIGADAYCRDAAVASETASRLVAERRSAA; via the coding sequence ATGGCCGAAGAGAACCCCGTCGACGAAGAGATCGATCTGGCGAGCCTCAGCGACGAGGACCTAACCGCCCAGATGCACGATGACCTCTATGACGGCCTGGCCGACGAGATCGTCGACGGCACCAACATCCTCCTCGACCGGGGTTGGGCCGCCGACCGTGTACTGAACGATGCCCTGGTTGCGGGCATGCGGATCGTAGGCATCGACTTTCGCGATGGCATCCTCTTCGTTCCTGAGGTGCTGCTGGCCGCCAACGCCATGAAGGCCGGCATGGCCATCCTCCGGCCACTGCTAGCCGAGACGGGGGCCGAGCCCATCGGGAAGGTGGTCATCGGCACCGTCAAGGGCGACATCCACGACATCGGCAAAAACCTGGTCGCCATGATGCTCGAGGGTGCGGGCTTCGAGGTCATCAACCTCGGCATCAACACCGACGTCGAGGAGTTCCTCGGGGCCCTGGACGAGCACAAGCCGGACATCCTCGGGATGTCGGCCCTGCTGACCACCACCATGCCCTACATGAAGGTCGTGATCGACACCCTCCAGGAGAAGAGCCTCCGGGAGGAGTACATCGTGATAGTGGGCGGGGCTCCCCTGAACGAAGAGTTCGGCGAGGCCATCGGAGCCGACGCGTACTGCCGCGATGCGGCAGTCGCCTCCGAGACAGCTTCGCGGCTGGTGGCCGAGCGGCGCAGCGCGGCCTGA